One window of Desulfarculus baarsii DSM 2075 genomic DNA carries:
- a CDS encoding DUF1353 domain-containing protein produces MGGVASGKASVPRLLWSLLSPTGVLIKGAVAHDYLHSQIGQKRGWGSFISYPIIYIPFVDTK; encoded by the coding sequence GTGGGCGGCGTGGCGAGCGGCAAAGCCAGCGTGCCGCGCCTGCTCTGGAGCCTGCTTTCGCCAACCGGAGTGCTCATCAAGGGCGCGGTCGCGCATGACTACCTGCATTCGCAGATCGGCCAGAAGCGCGGCTGGGGTTCGTTCATATCATATCCCATAATCTACATTCCGTTCGTCGATACCAAATAA
- a CDS encoding Fic family protein — MKRELQGTYETVTTAGEAVRAFIPAPLPPRPPIDWTPALRGKFDQALLALGRLDSVSALLPNTAIFLYMYVRKEAVLSSMIEGTQSSLSDLLLFELDQEPGVPLDDVREVSNYVAALDHGLRRLGEGFPLSLRLLKEIHAVLLRQGRGGNQTPGEFRRSQNWIGGTRPGNAAFVPPPPHKVLECLGDLELFLHDTPESTPALLKAALAHVQFETIHPFLDGNGRLGRLLITLLLCEQKVLREPMLYLSLYFKTHRQYYYEMLGTVRLTGDWEAWLDFFAEAVIVTATQAVDTSQQLLRLAGEDREKIERLGRAAPSTLAVHKALLQHPIATAGFLAGLTGITPATVNKSLAHLVALGIVRELTQQKRNRIFSYAGSIDIMNQGLDTAP, encoded by the coding sequence ATGAAACGGGAACTCCAGGGGACATACGAGACGGTGACGACCGCCGGCGAGGCGGTGCGGGCTTTCATCCCCGCTCCCTTGCCTCCACGTCCGCCCATCGACTGGACGCCGGCGTTGCGTGGCAAATTCGACCAAGCCTTGTTGGCCCTTGGCCGGTTGGACAGCGTCTCCGCGCTGCTGCCGAACACCGCCATCTTTCTGTACATGTACGTGCGCAAGGAAGCGGTGCTCTCCTCCATGATCGAGGGCACGCAGTCGTCGCTCTCGGACCTGCTTTTGTTCGAACTGGACCAGGAACCCGGCGTGCCGCTGGATGACGTGCGGGAAGTCAGCAACTACGTGGCCGCCCTCGACCATGGTCTGCGCCGGCTTGGGGAAGGGTTCCCCCTGTCGCTGCGGCTGCTTAAGGAAATCCACGCCGTGCTGCTGCGCCAGGGGCGCGGCGGCAACCAGACGCCGGGAGAGTTCCGACGCAGCCAGAACTGGATCGGCGGCACGCGGCCTGGCAACGCGGCCTTTGTGCCACCACCGCCGCATAAGGTCCTGGAGTGTCTCGGGGATCTCGAACTGTTCCTGCATGATACGCCCGAGTCCACGCCCGCGCTGCTCAAGGCGGCCTTGGCCCATGTCCAGTTCGAGACCATCCATCCGTTTCTCGACGGCAACGGCCGGCTCGGCCGCCTGCTGATCACCTTGCTCTTATGCGAACAGAAGGTCCTCCGGGAGCCGATGCTCTATCTGAGCCTCTACTTCAAAACGCATCGCCAGTATTACTACGAGATGCTGGGTACCGTGCGTCTCACCGGCGACTGGGAAGCCTGGCTGGATTTCTTCGCCGAAGCGGTCATCGTCACCGCCACCCAGGCGGTGGACACGTCCCAACAACTGCTGCGCCTGGCGGGTGAGGATCGGGAGAAAATAGAACGTCTTGGCCGGGCGGCGCCTTCCACGCTGGCGGTTCACAAGGCGCTGTTGCAACACCCCATCGCCACGGCGGGATTTCTGGCAGGGCTCACGGGTATCACCCCGGCCACCGTCAACAAGAGCCTGGCGCATCTCGTCGCGCTCGGGATCGTCCGGGAGTTGACACAACAAAAACGCAATCGGATCTTCAGCTACGCAGGCTCCATCGACATCATGAACCAGGGCCTGGACACCGCGCCATGA
- a CDS encoding energy-coupling factor transporter transmembrane component T family protein: MYGLDRYNQAGRPDGFLQALDSRLKIICLLCASVLAVVLDRTESLLILTGLSLAAAMAAGLDRGKIKLLLIMALLLTWGAMFSQSIFYYTEPRTVLLNVIAPDTPLLGPLVGNVSFYREGFIYGAVQSLRFSSMLVLGLVFCWTTESSAMFRGLLRLRLPFTLAFMTVTAIRFLPTIADECAMVALAVRMRGGKVFSWNPVALASSWLNILRPVIINCYRRSNILALSIQARAFSPNQAVITPPAPLHGAQRVALWAFPTLTATVVAIKALYWCYLFDLYYNHGLRPIYEFARLYL; encoded by the coding sequence ATGTACGGACTCGATAGATACAATCAGGCCGGGCGGCCCGACGGGTTTTTGCAGGCCCTGGACAGTAGGCTCAAAATCATCTGCCTGTTGTGCGCCTCGGTCCTGGCGGTGGTGCTGGATCGGACCGAATCGCTGTTGATCCTCACGGGCCTGAGCCTGGCGGCCGCCATGGCGGCCGGGCTCGATCGCGGCAAAATCAAGCTGTTGCTGATTATGGCCCTGTTGTTGACCTGGGGCGCCATGTTCTCGCAGTCCATTTTTTACTATACCGAGCCGCGCACGGTTCTGCTAAACGTGATCGCCCCGGATACGCCCCTCCTGGGGCCTCTGGTCGGCAATGTCAGCTTTTATCGAGAAGGCTTCATCTACGGCGCGGTGCAATCGCTGCGTTTTTCATCCATGTTGGTGCTGGGTCTGGTCTTTTGCTGGACCACCGAAAGCTCGGCCATGTTCCGGGGGCTGTTGCGGCTGCGCCTTCCCTTTACCCTGGCGTTCATGACCGTAACGGCCATACGCTTCCTACCAACCATAGCTGACGAATGCGCCATGGTGGCCCTGGCCGTGCGCATGCGCGGGGGCAAGGTCTTCTCCTGGAACCCCGTGGCCCTGGCCTCTTCCTGGCTGAACATCCTGCGGCCAGTGATCATCAACTGCTACCGCCGCTCCAATATCTTGGCCCTTTCCATCCAGGCCCGGGCCTTTAGCCCGAATCAGGCCGTCATCACGCCCCCCGCGCCCCTGCACGGGGCACAAAGGGTGGCGCTATGGGCCTTTCCGACTCTAACCGCCACGGTGGTGGCCATCAAGGCGCTCTATTGGTGCTATCTATTTGATTTGTATTACAACCATGGTTTGAGGCCCATCTACGAATTCGCCCGGTTGTACTTGTGA
- a CDS encoding WD40 repeat domain-containing protein has product MMRALITAFFCLALLAAAQGCQEPPRPMEAYFVRGGMVIEAADLRQVTLWLGDAQKATWRSSTEAGKLLGPGRLWLDLDWRPGQRWRVEAIGGERREQTTITAPRKASPLLVATIPLEDVDPAGPNSGGSPDTEVRFSPDGERLAIGSYGGWLRVVESRGGREVFSRKMAEGMVKRIAWSEVNGRQVLFVGEQSPDGFLYCLEADTGREIWRYRTADDVETSTVSEDDSRNRIYNLPGIYQLQALDNGDLVTVSTHGWFKGDQWITKCVVYGLRGDDGRLKWRWPEKDTFPHSITWFGASDSGGVLGFTAHHVRPADDMHSQYPGGMFYCLNGDDGRLLWKYAIPPLKPHYSSAGAWQAVCVSPNGRRLFLGLNDGRAMLFNAAQGSRPAPLWIKDLGTPVMVGDVPVTSPVSYAAMSNAVAYMVLPNSIIPASSGNQRNRRPTPHPMANYLVAMDMRGRVIWNWHGQGAFQGVFLSRDGRWVATALTSGGMTPDLNLFGMNLFDVTLPGGGADKLVFHFPTVGPLHFQGAVSPRGRYVAVSEFPYSSDEGKTIHGRYQVHVIH; this is encoded by the coding sequence ATGATGCGCGCCTTGATCACGGCCTTTTTCTGCCTGGCGCTGCTCGCGGCGGCCCAAGGCTGTCAAGAGCCGCCCCGGCCCATGGAGGCCTATTTCGTGCGCGGCGGCATGGTCATCGAAGCGGCCGACCTGCGTCAGGTCACGCTCTGGCTTGGCGACGCGCAAAAAGCGACATGGCGTTCTTCCACGGAGGCCGGCAAGCTCTTGGGGCCGGGGCGGCTGTGGCTGGATCTGGATTGGCGGCCGGGCCAGCGGTGGCGCGTCGAGGCTATCGGCGGGGAGCGGCGGGAGCAAACCACGATTACCGCGCCCCGCAAAGCCTCGCCGCTGCTGGTAGCCACCATCCCGTTGGAAGACGTTGACCCCGCCGGGCCCAATTCCGGCGGCAGCCCGGATACCGAGGTCCGGTTTTCGCCGGACGGCGAACGCCTGGCCATCGGCTCATACGGCGGATGGCTGCGGGTGGTGGAAAGTCGGGGGGGCCGCGAGGTCTTTTCGCGCAAAATGGCCGAGGGCATGGTCAAGCGCATTGCCTGGTCAGAGGTAAACGGCCGTCAGGTGCTTTTTGTCGGAGAACAGAGCCCGGACGGCTTTCTCTATTGCCTGGAAGCCGACACGGGCCGTGAGATCTGGCGCTACCGCACGGCCGACGACGTGGAGACGTCCACGGTCTCCGAAGACGACAGCCGCAACAGGATCTACAACCTGCCAGGCATCTACCAGTTGCAGGCCCTTGATAACGGCGACTTGGTGACCGTCAGCACCCATGGCTGGTTCAAGGGCGACCAGTGGATCACCAAATGCGTTGTCTATGGTTTGCGCGGCGACGATGGCCGGCTTAAATGGCGCTGGCCCGAAAAAGACACTTTTCCCCATTCCATCACCTGGTTCGGGGCCTCGGATTCTGGCGGCGTGCTTGGTTTTACCGCCCATCACGTGCGCCCCGCCGACGACATGCACTCGCAATACCCCGGCGGCATGTTTTATTGCCTCAACGGCGACGATGGACGCCTGTTGTGGAAATACGCGATCCCGCCGCTAAAGCCGCATTACAGCAGCGCCGGCGCCTGGCAGGCCGTGTGCGTGTCGCCAAACGGGCGACGGCTGTTCCTGGGCCTCAACGACGGGCGGGCCATGCTGTTCAACGCCGCCCAGGGCTCCAGGCCCGCGCCACTTTGGATAAAAGACCTGGGCACGCCGGTGATGGTCGGCGACGTGCCGGTGACCTCGCCGGTGAGCTACGCCGCCATGAGCAACGCTGTCGCCTACATGGTCCTGCCCAACAGCATCATCCCGGCAAGCTCCGGCAATCAGCGCAACCGGCGGCCCACGCCACACCCCATGGCCAATTATCTGGTGGCCATGGATATGCGGGGCCGCGTCATCTGGAACTGGCACGGCCAGGGCGCCTTCCAGGGCGTGTTTCTCTCTCGGGATGGCCGCTGGGTGGCCACGGCCCTCACCTCGGGCGGGATGACGCCGGATCTGAATCTGTTTGGCATGAACCTGTTCGACGTCACCCTGCCCGGCGGCGGCGCCGACAAGCTGGTGTTCCATTTTCCCACGGTGGGGCCGTTGCATTTTCAAGGGGCCGTCTCGCCAAGGGGTCGCTATGTCGCGGTCAGTGAATTTCCCTATTCCAGTGATGAAGGCAAGACGATCCATGGCCGCTACCAGGTTCACGTCATCCATTGA
- a CDS encoding methyltransferase domain-containing protein produces MKPQIELIPELDVYLDFSNGPVRFLEIGSGPHSRVGAHSSRGQIDHHCIDIKADDYHDYVKSHGLDVAPKYIRPTQGDVYALDNLFPSASFHLVFSMNLLDELDDPLAALEQMINVCRSDGTIVIYNILDRKKEQPTSFAKWSFRIEDKSIMMTREDRSVSLSSYIESKGLHVSRQCTDRFLKMRIHMPEEGYENLRLSWEQGRHETERFWRSVIKPDSKYHAEWMARMDPEKEFDSALLTHVRNFNNNKLAVLDVGAGPCTSLGYKADGIEIRLTASDYYANLFSEILEQNKITPPVKTVFADALHLTQSFSENTFDIVYSRNALDHVLDPIKGLSEMIKVAKVGGLVCVYGHANEGEREFYQGFHQWNFAVENGDLVIWRPYRKYYVSELFRESVTMGTVWGVGSYYAVLYKIKSL; encoded by the coding sequence TTGAAGCCCCAAATCGAATTGATTCCTGAGCTTGATGTTTATTTAGACTTCAGCAATGGTCCAGTTCGTTTTCTCGAGATTGGCTCTGGTCCCCACAGCCGGGTTGGCGCACATTCTTCCAGGGGACAAATTGATCATCATTGCATAGACATCAAGGCTGATGATTATCACGATTATGTTAAATCGCACGGATTAGATGTTGCTCCTAAATATATACGTCCAACGCAAGGAGATGTTTATGCTTTGGACAATTTGTTCCCGAGCGCGTCGTTTCACCTTGTCTTCTCTATGAACCTCCTTGATGAGCTGGACGATCCGCTTGCCGCATTGGAGCAAATGATAAACGTATGCAGGAGTGATGGAACTATTGTCATATACAATATTTTAGATAGAAAGAAAGAGCAACCGACATCTTTCGCAAAGTGGTCTTTCCGTATAGAAGATAAGTCCATTATGATGACAAGAGAAGATCGTTCTGTTTCTTTGTCTAGTTATATTGAGAGCAAAGGGCTACACGTCTCAAGGCAGTGCACTGATAGATTTTTGAAGATGCGCATTCATATGCCCGAAGAGGGGTATGAAAACCTTCGACTTTCTTGGGAGCAGGGCCGACACGAAACCGAGCGTTTTTGGCGTTCCGTTATCAAACCAGACTCAAAATACCATGCTGAGTGGATGGCCAGGATGGACCCGGAAAAAGAGTTTGATTCGGCTTTACTGACCCATGTGCGGAATTTCAACAACAACAAGCTTGCAGTGCTGGATGTTGGCGCTGGACCGTGCACTTCTTTGGGGTACAAGGCCGATGGTATAGAGATACGGTTAACGGCTTCCGATTATTATGCTAATCTTTTCAGCGAAATACTTGAACAAAACAAAATCACACCACCAGTTAAAACAGTTTTTGCCGACGCATTACATCTAACGCAATCATTCTCTGAAAATACTTTTGACATTGTGTATTCTCGAAATGCATTGGATCACGTTTTAGACCCGATCAAAGGGTTGTCAGAGATGATCAAGGTTGCAAAGGTTGGTGGCCTTGTATGCGTATATGGGCACGCCAACGAAGGCGAAAGAGAGTTTTATCAAGGATTTCATCAGTGGAATTTCGCTGTCGAGAATGGCGACCTTGTGATCTGGCGTCCGTATAGGAAATATTACGTCTCCGAACTGTTCAGGGAGAGCGTCACGATGGGAACAGTCTGGGGTGTTGGCTCGTATTATGCTGTTCTCTATAAGATAAAATCGCTTTGA
- a CDS encoding DUF3788 domain-containing protein: MMDGYSSRMTAPNNPPSDSEIAVWIGKEAYRYWKRTVEWIEQLYPNVFCPEWLFGGKKHGWSLRYKKSKSFCTLIPEKNRFALLIVFGAEERTKVEGMRDRLTPCTRKEYDTATTYHDGKWLLLAIDSENALKDAFSLLAIKRKPKASSI; the protein is encoded by the coding sequence ATGATGGACGGATACAGTAGTCGCATGACAGCCCCCAATAATCCGCCCAGCGATTCGGAAATCGCGGTTTGGATCGGCAAAGAAGCCTATCGATACTGGAAACGCACGGTGGAGTGGATCGAACAACTCTACCCAAACGTCTTTTGCCCGGAATGGCTTTTCGGTGGAAAGAAACACGGCTGGTCCCTCAGATACAAGAAATCGAAATCCTTCTGTACGTTGATTCCCGAGAAAAACCGTTTTGCATTGCTCATCGTTTTTGGCGCGGAAGAACGGACTAAAGTGGAAGGCATGAGGGACAGACTGACGCCATGCACCAGAAAGGAATACGACACGGCTACGACATATCATGATGGGAAATGGTTGCTTCTTGCAATCGACAGTGAGAACGCTCTGAAAGACGCCTTTTCGCTTTTAGCAATCAAGAGGAAACCAAAGGCAAGCAGTATCTGA